A segment of the Mercurialis annua linkage group LG4, ddMerAnnu1.2, whole genome shotgun sequence genome:
ATAATCTATAtggattaatttgtttttttagtatttaGTCAACcgagtcaaatgatttaaaagtaaattaattttcaaacatgaTAGACGAAgtcgttgacaaaaataaaactgGAGACCATATCATTTTtccgaaattaattttttttaattcagtcCTTTCCATCGGTTGACTAACACCTAAAATGGACCTAAGGACTAAATCATTGACGGAAATAAATGTGAGATActatatcatttgatttttaaataaaaatgactgAAACTGTGAATTACTAGTAACATATATAGAAAGGCtcataataatttgctcttctgttttgcattaaaaaaatacaattgtaACTTTATAAACCTAACATTTCTATCTATTCGAGTAAGATAAGAATGCATGCAAAGCTAATGGCTTTTGATTAGATtctactaatattcaaaaataatttgttATTCTAAAATGCAAATTCTAAAGACTTCAATAAAGTTTAAAGTATAATGTCTCAATTTTAGTTGATGATTATTAAATCTATTAAACTGATCGCACTAAGTAAGATGCAGATGAGTTTATTCATTTATTAGCATCGAACAAGGATTTGGAGACGGATTAGGGAACAAGTAGGTGTTAATCTAACTACCAACGTTTGCTAATGGCTTGCACACGCTTTCATTAAATAAACTTTTGGTATCCTTGCAAAATACAGCTAAACCATTGGGATTGGAGATACAAAGTCAACCATTAATACATTTTTCCcaataatttttacaattttttcttATCATAAATTGTGATGCAGACACCAACAATCTATAACCCAAATGCAGACACCAACAATCAAAGGTGTTTAATTACCATCGTCTGTTTTTAGGGTGGAGTTTGGGTGTTCATAGAGTTATTATAAAGATTGATAATAGAAAGATTATTAATAGGGCGTCTATAGCGGCACAATATTCTAATATTTTGTGCTATCCGTTTTCTTCTTAGACgggattgaaaaaaataaagtggTGCATGTTTATAGAGAAGCTAATATGACTGTGATTCATTTGACGTCGattgaaaatgaaagttaaATTAGAATCTTGATTCATGAATACCCTCCTAGGAGCGTTTTGCTATGGAAAAATACttctacaataaaaaaaattcctgaATATCATGTAAAATTCATGGCAAAACGCTCCTGAAAGAGTATCCATAAATCGATATACCGAATTTCCATACACACCTCTTGGTTTCGCCTTTGTTAATGACtttatttcaatattttgtAGTTGAGctgattattatattttgtaaaacTATATTCTGTAATATAATCAATGTAAGTTAATTTTTTGGATCAAACTGGAAATCTAGCTCTTAAGTTTTTTGAAACGTTGACTTTAATTCTATTCATGCGTCTTTTTTTTAcagaaattttgaaaaaagttgagactttcttttaaaattagtcTTTAGTTTAAACTTTTAGTATTTGACTCGTTAAAGTGGTGAcctaaaattaggtttattgaTAAGACTAGTCTATCCAAACTAATAAGTAAACAGAATAAAAAAAgtctcaaattaaaataaaaacaagaaaaaaaagtcAACTCATTATACCAAATCTTTTCTTCCTACCTAAAAATAAATCCctcaaaataaaaggaaaacCTTACTTGTAAAATGAGGCGACTATTCACTTTCATGTAAAGCAATAAAAGCATGCATCTGCGACGAATtgatatgtttaaaataaattaaactaaacaaGGAAAACTCAACTTATAATTAATGTGGCATCATTAGCTCCAAAACATTTCCATGGTTAGTTTAATTTCCACTCATGACATTTTGTTCGTTTAAATGTAATTATCAAATGACCtacttttatttgtattttttatatttttatttctcacATATTTTAATTGTAACCGATTCAAATGACTCATACGatcttaaatataaaaatgagatacaaataaaattatactgtAGTTTACGATTACAAACACATATTGTAATAATTTAGTGAAATGAACACCGAAAACGCCACACCTATTATCACGttgaaatttataaatacaCATCAAACATACCGTTTTACATTCAATTAAGATTACCTCGTCTTGATAATTCTAAAaatctaaaactaaaaatatatatacttgaaaatgttatgtatatttaaaaGGATAAATTATGTCCTTTCAAAAAAGAGAGGATAAATTACATCAGTAATTAATTGGTATTTGaccttttcaaaatataatatttgagtattgatgattttttttttgaaagagaaGACAGGCCAAGGCCATAAGAAAGCTAGAACGATCTACACATACGGGGCACAGAGACACCCGCTAAATCATCCATagagaattattatttttagcagtttttcAATCAACAGActattaataaaactaaaaatagttttagaatttatttatataatttgacattttaattcatagaaaaaaaattcaaaatttcaaacaaGACTAGTCTAATCTTACTTATCTTAAAGAATAACTATACAACATAATGAGTGCATCATGTGACGTTATTCGTGTAATAATTCAATGAAatgtttataatattataatatttaataattaaaaaataataattctctATAATTGATCATCCGCTTATTATAAGAATAATGTGTTACGACTGTTGTATGGATAGACACTACGCCCTccgtttttttagttgtccatttagccaattttatttgtctataaatagttgtccatttagagattaaaggtgactttaatttttatctttcaaatttatccatacttaataaataattttatgttttattttaaaaaacatttattaattaatgagtttatattagtatttcttttatgatttaaaataaaaggaatatTATTTTAGTATGTACAATTCTTTTAacatggacaactaaaaaaatatgGATAGAgcatattttaaaatgaaagaaAAGGTTATGACTTTCGGATCAAAGTGAATATGAAAGCACTACATAGCAAATCCCATAGTTGAGATAAGCCTAAAAAGACAAAGTCATGCTTGTAAGCTGTAACCACCCAAAAACTTGTGAAGagaaaagaaatgaataaaGATGATCTTAAACAGATCcccaatatataaaaattatacaacTTGATCCTTCAAATGCAACTACCAAGTAAAGTTAACCAACATAATAATTAACAAACCACTAATTTCTATTACATAATACTACAAGATTAGAACTAAACTAACATCTCTATACTTAAGTTTTAAACTAAACAAACCTCATTTCTTGAGtgtcaaaatatataaataccaTCTCTCTTGGCTCTTTCATTTCCCAAAACTTACACTAAAGtgccaaattttattaaaaaaatctcttCCTTGGATCTATAACTTGGTCGGTTCAGAAACTCCAAAGCTGACTCTTTATAAATTCTAAAAGCTACCCAGTTCCCACAATTCTGCAGCAACTAATGGGCCGGTCTTGTTTTTTTAGAGTTCTTCTCTGTTTGATTATTCTGGCAGCTCTCTGTGTCTCTCATGGTATGTAGTTCTAAAGCTGTTCTCTCCTTTTTAACTTTGTTCTAATGAATCTTTTTTGTGTGGTTCTAACTCTATTCTGTTCTTTTTTGTGGATTTTAAGGATTTGGAAGACAATTGATGGAGACAGTTGAGGTTAAAGATTCCTTTGTTCAAACAGAGGTATTTAGTCCTTCTATTGTAATTGTATTGATATGATTTTGTTCTGTTTGAACTTTGAACATTAAAGATGCAATTTTTTTGTGGGATTATCAAGTTGaatttttcattgttttgtacagaaaattgaagaaaaatcaAGGGAGCTGATTGAAATTTTAGATTATCAATTGGATCCAGGGCCCAACACTAACAAAAATGCTGGGCAAGTTCCTCCTCCACAAGGCAGATAGAGAGATCAAATTAAATGACaaaaatgtttttgtttttttggatttgtgtaACAAAATGGTTTGAGAAAGGTTGATTTTGGGGAAAATGTTGATTAGTGTTCTTAATTTTGTGAAATTGTAAAGTATGAATAAGGTGCTTGAATGTTTAATTCTCTTTCTTCTGACTataataaattgtgatttataaTTCATGGTCAATTAGTTCTAAATTCTTAAATCTGTTACTTTTGATGAATTTATCtaactttattaattttaaaaatagatttaaggcaaactgaAAACATTTGGagctaattaattttagaatGCAAGTATTTGATGAGATCGTCCTTTTGGGTGTGTACAACTTATAGAAATAGATAATTATCTATCTCAGTTTATAGACGTTGAAGACAAATttttagagaaatttttagtttttcatgtcatttaaattcataaaaacattaaaaatcaaTTCCATACAATGAGTGTAGCCAATCAATTACTTTTGTAGATGTGCAAagtttttaggcttaattacttaaaaaccacccaccttgaacttttttttcgtttataccctgacctagaaaaaagttcatttataccttgacgtatgtgtttatgtttcacctctaccccaaatttcaaaaaaagaagaatatttattgaaaacaactaaatataaagattattttatacttttttctattaaaaaaaatacaaagaaatacttcatctttaaaaatgtttaaaaataaggattatttaaaacttttttctaaatgaaaagaggttaatttagtgactcggggtagaggtgaaacataaacacatacgtcagggtataaatgaatttttttctaggtcagggtataaacgaaaaaaaagttcaaggttggtggtttttaaataattaagccaagTTTTTGTTAGTTAAGTCCTAGTAAACCTACCAAAGAATTCTCTACTTCTTTGAAGAAAATTGAGAGCcacctattttttttattcatgaaAAATATAGTTAGGGGCAAAGCCACCTTAATTCAAAGGTGGATGATTACCCaaccttttaactttttttatttagtgtATAGTCTATTTTTCCAAGTGATGTAAACAAattaccaatttttttaaaatatatcttacTTCATCCAGAATATACTCTATATAGTGAGAATGGAGACAATGgctaaataacattttttttgatACAAGATACATGAGGTGTTTTGGACGAGTTCTAACTATAAAATGACACATTTGTTCTTTCAATATCTACACTAATTTTCGCAGCCGAATACGTCTTTTACGGAAGGCAAaactttaatttcaaattttaaaagattgtaTACATGTGTATGGTTGGAACCCTCAACTTCACTTAAGTGAGGAGAATACTATATCAACTCACATAAATCTTAGAAATTATATGTGTACTTAATCTATTTTTTCGGAAGTAATATTGCATAACATATTACCAAATGCAAGGCATTTTTGGATGAGCTTACGACAGGAATGTTTTTGGATTGTTGGGCAATTCCATGGGCCAGTGAGGCATAAACTCTCAGGTAGCTGGATTGTCCATCGAATCAGGCCTTGCTAGTACTTTGAACTTAGTCCATAAATTCCATATGGGTCTGATAGCATAGGCCCAAAAGATCTTGGGTTAGAAGCATGTAGTATGCTTCAGGCCCTAAATAAATcctgcaatttttttaaaaagtactcTGTATTCGGTTTAAACAGAAAAATTAAACTACTGATAGAAAAATTAATGTGTTAAACAACATTTCCTTTTttctctattaattttttttcagatattcattttcttttttactAATTGATACGCATATTTTATATAGGGTCTTGGGTATGTGATACTGATTTTTTTGTCTAAAAAAAATAGCTgcatttttaactatttttacaACAAGAAAGTCATTTCTCCGATTGAGATCTCATGAtaaacttaaattaatttagtcATTCAATTAACGTAAACCGTAAATTCATCATCTTTGTCTCTCTATAATAAATCTTAAACAACCAAACAAACTAGAAAAGTatgtattatataaataattatttggaatatatataattgttaaattttcTTGTCAACAAAGAAACATTTATCAGATTCTGGCATTATGATACtactaattaaacattttttttatagaatttgacATGAAAATATCTATGAATTTCCAGATATTTCtacatttgaaaaaataaaaaactaggATTTGAATGGAAACTAGTTATACAATATTTAATTACTCCATCCAAGACTACAAGTTAAAGTTTCCCTCTCTCAAGTTAGAAAGTTAAAAAAACGACTAGTGAAATTTTCTTCGAAAATAAATGAAAGCTGAACGTTTCCCATAAGTTTCCACAGATTGACTAAACTATTAATGACTTTTAACTTGTTTCTTGGTCTCAATTTTCACATCATATTATTATagttgaggaaattacaccctATACATCAATTTCCCTAAATGTATACATTAGTGATTCAACATATTAAAAAGTGCAGAATTctctcatttattttaaatacttttcatttatacctcattataatttatatccCCTTTTTACCCTTCATTGCCCATTAACTTTGCTCAGACCTTATACTCCAAGGTAATGACTGGATAAATGACGACCACCAAGCATACACCGAGGTCGCCGCCACCGGAGAAGAGACGACAGTCGCCATCCATCGCCTATGCTGCGATGACCTCCGTTTATGCTCTGATGACCGTCGTTTTAGTGAGGATTCGTGTAATTTCAATTCAGATCTGAAAGAttattcattttgtaatgatAACAACGCTGAAGAAGGAGCTCCAGGGCGTTGCCAGTGGAGGAAGGAGACGGCGGTCGTTCAATTGTTATTTCTTTGTCGTCCACCGCTTAGCGGCTGAAAATCTCCAGTTACTCGCACAAGATTTTGTTTCTTGGATTATTCATAAAATTGAGGCTAGTTGGAGTACACTGTTGGTGGAGATTACATGAAATAATCACTGCAAATATGAATCTCACTTCTTTATTCTTAATACTCTTATTTAGGATTATAAATGTTGGAATGGGTTATAAGGCATTGAAGATTGTGGTTAGGATGAGGGACGTGGGTGTCAGGCCAAGTTCAtatcaatttcaatttattGTAGGCTGCTTCTTATAGTAGGTGATTATGGCAGCATTTTGAAGTTACTAAGGGGACTGATTCGTGAAGGTCCTTTTATTTTGCTTCATCTGGGTGATTATGGCAGTATAATTTTCTTGCTGTAAAACACTGTATGTTTTTTGCTTCATCTGGGTTTTCCTGATGTTGAGATTGAGTATGTTGAATTTATCGGATATATTATGGTATTATTTACGGAATAATAAAACGAAAGCAAAGCAGACATAGTCATTGTAACTTACATATTCAAAtcaacttttaattatttaaaattattgataattaataatttttttttattcttttattatacTTTAAGTGAAACTATAGTAAACTGATTTTAAATCGACTTTAGTTttagattgaatttttttattagcttACCGATGTACTATTTAAATAATCATAAATCAACTCATGTCAATCTTAAATTTTAGATgtacatttattattttatcatgtgTTTATGTAACTATAAATCAACCTGtagtcaattttatattttaaatatatatttattagttatcaTGTATTTAAGTAACCATAGATCAACTCATtatcaactttaaattttaaataaatattttattatttgagcaTGTGTTTATGTAAGAATAAATCAACTCGTTatcaactttatattttaaatatacgtttattaatttgttgaaatttttatgcaaagttcaaaattattattatcatttctCCAACCTTAAGGTTGACAAGTGTCGATTTTAACTATATTAacgaattatttttaatttgttgaaactctttttttgtaatttgtcaaaattttaaagatcaactaaatgtcaaccgaAAGTCAACTAAAGATCAACTGAATGTCAACTGAAAGTCAACAATATAATTCATTTTAAGTTATAATAGATTTACTTTTCATTTCTCTTACATGAAACagttcaaaattattattaccaTTTTCCCAACCTGATTATATTAACGAGTTCTATTTAATTTGTTGAAATTCTTTTTTTGTAGTTTgacaaaattttaaagatcaactaaatgtcaactgAAAGTCAACTAAAAATCAACTGTATAATTCACTTTAAGTTATAATagacttactttttatttttcttacgCGAAACagttcaaaattattattaccaTTTTCCCAACCTGATTATATTAACGAGTTctctttaatttgttaaaatttgtttttgtaatttgacaaaattttaaaaatcaactaaatatcaactgaaaatcaactgaatgtcaactgaaaatcaactATGTATTTTACTTTAAGTTATAATAGATTTACTTTTAATCTCTCTTATGCGAAACagttcaaaattattattactatttttccaACCTGATTATATTAACGAGTTCTCtttaatttgttgatttttttatatataatttggcaAAAAATTTAAGATCAACTAAACGTCAACCGAAAGTCAACCAAAGATCAACTGAAAATCAAtcaatgtcaattttttttcaccGATACAGAAGTGAGGACACAAACAGTTTCAATTTGAATTGTAcgcaattttaatattttgagaaaaaaattaatagtgcaTATTAGATAATTTTAAGTTCAACGTGAAATCAACCTATAATCAACCTAATATCcccaaatattaaaatgaagTAAGAAATTCTAACAACTCACACAACAAATATTAGAAAATATCAAATActtaatcaattattaattgaactaacaataaaattttatcaattccATCTATCATCaagttaattttcaaattatatcagctaaacttaaatttaatttttagtttatacatattaaaaaaaattcttactataataatttattgtgtgtttataaaatcatgaatctacttattatcaaattttaattttaaatatatatttattgatttattatttatttttgtaattataaatcAACTTATTGTCAAATATcgaatacatttttttaatttattatatgtttatataaacATAAATCAACTCATTATTAACTTtagtatttaaatatatatttattaatttatagtaaCGATAAATCAACTTATTATCAActctattttaaataattattagtttatCATGTGTTTACTATttactttctttcttttcttttctttttcgcTTTCAAGATTCATCATGTATATCAATCATGTCAAGATGGAAACTTATTAATTTTTGGGAAATAATTAAGTATCTGCATTCAAATTTATCAAATCTATTGAACTTAACATCTATTGACATTGACCTATTGATACTTCAGAGACGTAATAAACGCAAGGGAAAGAACAAAGGAAAAATATATGTTGTAGTAGCATATTGATACTTCAGAAGTTCATCATCACCATGTTCTTATAGCAGCAAAAATAATGGATTTTCATCTATACCAaataaaacaatagaaaaaattCTCTCAATTGCCGATAAACTCTTCACTATAATTGATCATCCACTGGAATTCAGTAGTAGTGAATGTTAGTGTTATCCTCGCCATCGCCTACAAACTTCTCTCTGAAACTTCTCTTTCCAAATTTTTGCCGTCGTGGCTCCGCCATCATGATCGGAGAtccattaaaaataaatcatattgCGATGTGATGCGGAACAACAGTAGCATGATTACTAAAATGACAACTTTCATTATTATATTCACCTTTAATAATTTTCAACAAAGCAACATCCTTAATTTTACTGTTACTACCGCCATTCTCCGCCACATCCTTATTAATCCCCTCCACAACAACCGCCGCCATATCCCAAACATCCGCCGCAACAAGATCCCATCACACATCTAACCAAATTCAACAAAATAGACATCCATTTTTGCTAATTCTCATACTAGAACCCATCGCCAGATCTAACAGACCAATTAAAATCGATATCCCGAAAAATCTCACAAACTCCGCCTCACTCTCCTCAGACCCCGCAATTAGCGCTATAACTGCCGTTGCATCCTCTACCATTCCAACCCTACCGTCTTTTAACAGCCGTCGCCGAAAAATTTTCCGTTTGATTGTTGCCGGTGATGGACCTCTCTCTGTGTAAAGTTTGCAGTTGTTAGAATTAAAAGATATTGAAGCAAGATATGATAATGTAAATAAAGGGTAAACTTGTCTTATTGTAATATTAAATTAGCTTATTTTAGGTTTTGAGGTATAtgtgaaaagttttattttattttgagagATTTCTGCATATTAATTATTCGCGAGGTATAAATGTTAATGAATTGCAATTTTGAGTCATCTATGTACTTAGCCCATTATAGTTTTGTACATGGAAAATATGTTGATTAAGACTAAAGGTGACCCAAAACAGAACAAAATTCACAAATTTAATTCACCCAATTTATGTAGAATACTAAGTTTATTCCGCGCGGTTCGattttaagaataaaaatttacaGTTCAAATTTAGTGTAAAACGAACTGATTAATTCAATTCgatttagttaaaaataaataaaactgatttgatataattagttcagttttattttaaaaattagttcagtttaattttaaaattagttcagtttaattttaaaaaagaattcaTAAACCTAATTAGGACATGGAAATTGCCAAGTAAGAGTAGAGGCAGCCACTATAATCAATCACTTCCAAGCAACTTCcttagtaaaataaattatttatttatgtcaaTAAAATCCAAAGAGATGAGACAAAGCCAGCCTGACCCACCTTTTCCTatcaataaaattgaaaaagacTCCCATTGTGCAGGATTTCAGAAATTTCCTTTACATTTCAtagaaaaatattagaaaatgaccatttcttgattttaattagACTTGGGCTGCTGTATGAAATATGAATGCACCATGGCAGCAATTTCCTTCACCGCCTTTGAAAGCTGACCAATCCTTATATAAATAAACTTCTTCTCCATTTAATTCATTCAAGTTCTTGAAAAAACATAACATTCTTTATTAATCAACAGAAATAAAAACTAATTCTTCAATTTTCGTTTCTTGATAATATACAGTTTAATCATGGCTTTATATCACATATTCTGCTTAATTAACTTGCAGAAGGGGTCATCCAACACAGATTTATTTTCTTGGTTATTGCTTcacattgatattttattatctaAATTGTTTTTCAATAAGGTTAATGTTTGCATTATTCAGAAATTTTTCTCAAGATTTTGGTTCTCTCTGCAATCACAACTAGAGAGCAACAGCAAGAATCAAGATTCTGAGTTGTCCGATAACCAGCAGTGTTGCTTGGACAGCAAGAAAGATGACAGCAGCCTGATCTGCAGAGAAGAAGTGGAGATGGTGATGGGAGATTTAGGCCTTGTTTGCACTGTAGAAAGTGAGAAGCTTAAAGGTTCGATGGGTTTCGATGAGCTTTCGCAGGTGTTCGACGAAAAGGAGCCGAGTTTAGATGAAATTAAGGAAGCTTTTGATGTTTTTGATGTGAATAAAGATGGGTTTATTGATGCAGAGGAGTTGCAGAGAGTTCTTTGTATATTGGGATTAAAGGAAGGATTTGAGATTCAAAATTGCAGACATATGATCAGATCATTTGATGATAACAAAGATGGGAGAATTGACTTCAATGAGTTTGTGAAATTCATGGAGAATATCTTATCTTGATTgtattatttacttatttttgtTTCTGGTGATTATCTTGATTAAAATCACTGGAAATTTGAAATTCTTCTTGCACTATCTCTTGACTTTGTTCTGCCTCTATGTAATTACTGTAGATAatgattattataataatattactaattttgaatttataaagaaCTTGAGACATAATGTCAAACAGTTTGTGCAATCTACATTCCAAACTAACCCGATAGGTTGCATCTTGAAACAAAAGAATTCCTCCTCCTTGAAATATTGCTTCGATCTAGATTGCATGAAAACCGAAACAATAAAACGTGGAGGAAATGACTACAGGGAACTTTGAACATGTTCTGATTTTGAAATAAGGATAACCAAATGAAATTCTTATACCTTATAGTATATGTTGTACGAAAACTAAAATgctgaaatgaaaaatattaaaatagaaaatgacgaaatgatattttttataagagtattttacatattaaattttaaaatttcggAGGCGttctaaaaatgaaaataaaatgctAAAACGTAAGATTTCAGAAGTTTGCAAACAACATAGCTCTTTGCTTTAGGCTTAAGCTTTTATCAGGATCTGTTCCATTTTGCCTCAACAATCTCACTGCTATGGCTCAGAATCAAAGTTTACATGAAATTATATCCCTTTCCAGCAATAATCTGGCAGGAGAAATTCCCAAAGAATTAGATAGTCCAGTCGAAATGATTGAACAGAACTTTCCAAGATATAAATCAGCCGGAACCATCCTCGGAGAATCAGACACGCTCAAAAGCATTGGTTTCAATAAAATTGTCCAATAATCAACTATCtgataaaatattaatgaaGCGTAAAATAGTAATTGTTAACATAAACTTTACTGACTGCAAACAAGGAGACATAAAACATAAGAATAAATGCTGAACGAAGCAAAGCAAAGGCAACACTCAGTTAACCAAATCAGACCTTAGAGCTTGTGTCAAAGTAGTATTTCGCTGTGAGCTTCTCTGTTATATTGCATGGAAACATTAAAAAGATACATTTTTTCAAGATTATGTTATAAATATGAAGTGTTCGAGTTCAAAAGTGTTTCCGACACTCACAACCTAAGGTAAAACAGGCAGCACATAACCACACTAATGAGAAAGTAAACACGAGTTTTACAAGAGGCACCAAAGGAGTTTCCCAAAAGAACAGGATACACAAAACAATGCGACCAAAGTTTAAAGAATTTATACAGCACAACCTGATCAGAATCGCAGCATTTGATCCGCCATGAGTATTTTGTACAAGGAACATATCTCACTTAAGAGAAAGGTAATTTGTGATAACTATCAAATCAAGCACGAGTTAACATGCAGCCATACTGTAACACGACTAAGGCAACTACATGAACTTGAGCAATACACTTCAAATATTCAGAGAGATCAAACTCATACCGTACTTAAACAGGGAGAACACACACGACTCTAAGCTCAACAATGCTTA
Coding sequences within it:
- the LOC126676534 gene encoding probable calcium-binding protein CML46; translation: MALYHIFCLINLQKGSSNTDLFSWLLLHIDILLSKLFFNKVNVCIIQKFFSRFWFSLQSQLESNSKNQDSELSDNQQCCLDSKKDDSSLICREEVEMVMGDLGLVCTVESEKLKGSMGFDELSQVFDEKEPSLDEIKEAFDVFDVNKDGFIDAEELQRVLCILGLKEGFEIQNCRHMIRSFDDNKDGRIDFNEFVKFMENILS